The genomic stretch CCAAATTTTTCAAGCACTTGGCACTTTTCGCCCTGCCCTGTTTTTTGCCCGTTTCGGTCGGGGTCATGTTGGGGTCATGCTTGCCCTGTTTTCGGGGTCAAAGTTCAAGGGACTATCGCCCTACCCCATCGGCACAAAAAAGCCGCAACGGGTGCGGCTGGTGTGTGGGTGGTGGCTAGGCTGCGTGTTGCAACTTGCCCGCCTGCATTTCTTCTCTGATGATGCGCCGCAGGATGTCTTCCAGTGGTTCACCTTGTTGCTTGATGTGTGCTTTCAGGGTGTCATTAATCAGGCTTTGATAGTTGCCTCCACCCTGCACTTGATCTCTGAACCATTGGATAACATCCGGGTCGAGCCGTATGGTGATTTTCTCTTTGCTGGTTTTCATTACCGCGCCGCGTGTGCCGCCGCTAAAATCATACTGTTCTTTCATGGCTGATTGCCCACTATGCCGCTTGCAAGTCGCTGCTATCCCGCTGGATAGAAAAGCGGAAACCTAGCCCATGAACAATGGCTGCCACGGTGTCGTATTGTGGGTTGCCCTGTTCTGACAAGGTTTTATAGAGGCTTTCCCGGTTTAGCCCTGTAATTTCTGCCAGTTTTGCAATGCCGCCTTTAGCTATCGCGGCATTACGCAAGGCCAACAGTAATACGCGGCTGTCTCCGTCTTCCATTGCTGCATCAAGATAATCAACGATGTCTTCATCCGTCTTCAGATAGTCGCTGCTACTGTAGGGTACTGTTGCCATTTTGCTCCACCTTAAATTTTTTCCAGTATTGGATTGCTTGCCTGATGTCAGCTTGTTGGCTGCTTTTGTCGCCACCACAAAGCAGAATCACAAGCTCTTGACCATGCCGCCCGTAATAAACGCGGTAGCCTGCGCCAACGTCTACCCGCAATTCACAAACGCCCTCACCTACTGGCTTCCAGTCTCCAAACAGACCAATCGAAAGACGGTCTATTCTGATGGCGATACGTGAACGCGCCCGTTTATCCCGCAAATCTGCCAGCCATTCATCAAGCGGAATTTTGCCATCTGGCGTTTGATATTTGGTTACTCCATAGTTTTCCATTGTAGCCTGTGAACTACAGGCCGTCTACGTTGCCGCTGCTTGCCTTTTTGCCAGCACTTCACCTGCATACTGTTGCTGGTACTCGGTCACGTCGCCCGCCTCTGCCCCGTCGAGGGTGTAGCGAGCGCCGCCGCGTTGGATGGCTTGCAGGTATAAAGCATGGTTGGTGTGCATCCTTAGCACTTTCTGCACGACCTTTTTCGACGCGCCGGGAAAGTGTTCATCATTCACCAGTTTGAACAGTTCCTTTTCAATGCCGACAGCGAGCGGTTGAAACATTATCCAGATGTGGAAGGTGTTCAGGCGGTCGTTCAATTCGCGGGCTTTCAGGTCTGAGGGTGGCATGACCTGCTTTTTGGGTGCGGCGGGTTTGCGCGGTGGTTTTTTGGCTTTGGGTTTGGGTGGCTTGGGTGCTGGCACGCGCTGCACTTGGGGCAGTTCGTCACGCCTGATGATGCGCTTCCCGGTGCGTTGGATTGTGCCAACGGGTGAATTTACCGGGCCAGTGTTGGCAGGTTTGCGGGTAATGCTTAAGGTTTTCTTGGGTGTGTCGTTCATGTGTCCAAACTCCCTGTATCAGGTATTGCTTGCCGCTGGTGCGGTCTTGGATGTGGGCAGTTTACCCGATGTCAGGGTCAACAGCCTATCGGTGATGGTTTGCATCGGTTCTCTGAGGCTTTCGAGGTCGGTGACGATGTAACCGCCGGTCACGTCCGCCGCCCCGGTCTTGTGGTTGATCAAGCGTTTCAGGGTGTAGCCCCGCACGCCGATATTTTCCGCCGTGGTGGTGAAAGTTCGTCTCAGGTCGTGCATTGCCCATTGTATCCCGGTTTTTTCGCGGATGGCGTGAATCACGGCCTCCACGCTGGATAGTGGCGACTGGTTGTCGGTTGCCCGGAACACCAGCCCGCTGCCCTGCCCCGTCCATGTTTGCCACTCTGCCAGCAAGTGATGGGTGAAGATGGTTAGCGGTAGTTCATGACTGAGGTGGTTCTTGGTGTCTTCGAGCCGTGCCACGCGGGTTTTCAGGTCGACATTTTCCCACAGCAGGCCGCTGCACTCGCTGCGCCTTTGCGGTCTACCCTATTCCATGCCCGACTGTGTGAGAGTCGTTTGACTGGATTGGTGGTGATGATCGGTTTACCGTCTTTATCCAGATATTCTTCAGCGGCATAGTTGAAGATGCACCTCAGCACGCGCATTTCATTGTTAGCCCATGCCTCTGAATGATGCCTTAGCCAGCGTGTTGCAACGGCTGGAACTGCTGAATTCGGCGGGGCAACCCGCAGCGGTACGGCATTGCGCCACGTCATTTTTCTGGATGAGGCACACAAGTTCTTCAGCAAGGATGACGATGACATTATCAATGTGATTGCACGGGAAGCGCGTAAGTTTGGGATTGGGCTATGGTGTGCCAGCCAAAGCCCGACGGATTTCCCTGACAGTTTTTTAACCAATGTGGGGGCTACGCTCTGACCCGCCGTTCGGGAATGTGGTGGTGGGGTAGCTTTTGTTCACATATTGTGAATTAATGGGTTTGTTGTTACAAGGACAAGTGGTGGGTTATCGACATTGGTGGTAATAACCTGCGCTTACTGGCTTTCATTGAGTTCCGCGATAACCGTATGTATGTGAAGCATATTGTTACCCACGCCGACTATGACAAGCTCTGCAAGAAATACGCACGGGAGGCAGATTGATGGACTTTGCGGCTGTGAAAACCAAGGCGAAAGAGCTGTTCGCACAAGCCAGCTTCATTAGTGAGATCAAGCATGAGGCTGACTATGAAAATGCACTGGCATTGATGGAAGAGTTGCTGGAGGATTATGACGAACACCGTACCCTGATCGGCATTCTCGCTAATGCGATTGAGGAATGGGAGAATGTTGCGCCTGAGTTTGCCGAATTTAACCAACGGGTGGCGCAACTGGATGATGGGGTGGCAGTGCTAAGAACGTTAATAGATCAATACCAACTGAAAGCCGAAGACCTTAAAAATGAAATTGGTAGCAAGAGTTTGGTTTCCATGATCTTGAATGGCTCACGCAACATGACCCGTGAACATATCCAAGCCTTGTCCTTGCGGTTCAATTTGAATCCTGCGATTTTTTTCCATACAACGGGATTGCGGTTGGTCTCAACGTCAAGGAAAACATAGCTAATCATATTTTTCGTCGCGCAAACGGAACCAGCTTACCCGACGCACCCATACGCATTTCAACCGCATTTCAACAAACTCACCCTTCTGTTCCGGGTCATAGCTAATATGGATTGGTTTGCCGCTCCCGTAACCCATTGATTAGTCAATAGGGCTGCGTAACATCAGCTAATAAATGAATGCTTATCCTTGATTAGGCTATAATAATAAGCATGATAATCTAGAGGCTACCGTCGTATGAACACTTCCAACGATAACGTCATCAATGAGAGCGTCATCAGTGTCAAGCAGGAGCAGATACTGAAGCGCTTGTCCGATGCCGACAAGGATGATGTTAAGGAAATCGCCATCAGCCAGTTGGATTTACTGTCCAGCTACTATCAGCTATCCCTTTCGCAGGCGAACCGTAGTTTCCGCTGGGCCTTGATTGCGAGTGTAATCGGGCTGGTGTTTTTCCTGTTGGCGATTGGATTTCTGATCTTTACCAATGGCAGTGCTGTTGATCAGGCACTAGTCTGCGGGCTGGGTGGGGCAGTGTCCGGGTTTATTGGTGGGGTCAATTTCCTGTTATACGGCAAGACCCAGACCCAGCTTGAGCTGTTCCACGGGAAGCTGGAAGCTACTCAACGTTTCCTGCTCGCCAACAGCCTGTGTGAAAGCCTTGGCGGCAAGCTCAAGGATTACACTCGTGCTCGCCTGATCGGAACGTTGGCGGGGGTGACTGGCAGTGACATTACCAAGGATTTAGTGGGTGACGGTGTGGATTTGGGGCAAAACCAGCCGCCGGTATTTCAACCACCGCAGGATGTGCCGTCGGACAGAGATCATCGCGATGGTGATCATCATAACGACGTGGCAGGGCGTCCGATGTAGATAAAGAACGTCTACGTGACGACTAAAAACATCGGTGAATATTACCAGCATAGCGTGGGTAATATTCACCAATCCTCTCAATAATAAAAATAAATTCCTTATATTTCAATAGCATAAAAAGTTGGCACAAAACATGCTCTTAAACTTGCAGGAACTGCGCAAGCAGCTCACCTCATAAGCAAGTTACAAGGAGTTAGTCATGAACAAGCCACACGTCGTTATCCTCGGCGGCAATTTTGCCGGTCTGGGCAGCGCTCAGAAAATCCGTGAATACGCCGATGACAGCGTTGACATCACCGTTATTGATCGCAAGAACTACCTGCTTTACATCCCCAATATCCCCGCTGAAGTCTTTGAAAACAAAGATCCCGCAGAACACCTCACCCTGGATTTGTACCCCGTCCTCAAACACGACGACATCAACTTCATCCAGGGGGATGTGACCGGCATTGATGTCGACAACCATACTGTCGCTTACGTCCCCAGCGAACGCCCCGGTTCAGCCACCCAAAGCCTGCGCTACGACTATCTGGTGATTGCGGTGGGCGCACGCTTGGCCTTCGACAAAATTGAAGGTTTTGCCGAATACGGCGATACCGTCTCCGATTTCTACTACGGCAACCGCTTGCGCAAAAAACTGCACGACGGCAGCTACAAGGGTGGCCCGATCGTAGTCGGTTCCGCCAAATTCCATCAGGGCAACGGCGCTGACGGTCTGGAACCTTACCCCGGTGGCAGCATCCCCCGTGCCATGGCCGCTTGCGAAGGCCCGCCCGTCGAAGTCGCCCTGACGGTTGCCAACTGGTTGCAGGAACACGGCAAAGGCGACGCCAGCAACGTCACCATTACCACACCGGGCAAAATGATCGCCGAAGACGCCGGTGAAAAAGTGGTTGGCCAGTTACTGGACGCTGCCAGCAGCATGGGGTTCAACTACCTCAACAATACCGGCGACATCGTGCGCCTGACCGCTGACAGCATCGAATTCGAGAACGGTCAAAAGGTCGAAGCCGAACTAAAAATCCTGTTCCCCGACTGGGTAGCCCATGACTTCCTGAAGGGTCTACCGATTAGCGATGACCAAGGTTTTATCATCACCGACCTACTGATGCGCAACCCCAAATACCCGGAAATTTTTGCAGCGGGTGACTGCGCCGCTGTCACGGTTCCCAAGTTGGGCGCTATCGGCCATCAGGAATGCGAAATCATCGGACGCCAGATCGCCCTCGACCGGGGACTGCTCACCGTCGAAGCAGCCAACCAAGCCTTGCAACCCGTGGTTTTCTGTATCGGAGACATGGGTGGCGGCAAGGGTTTCTACATCCGCTCCAATGCATGGTTTGGCGGCGACACCCAGATTCTGAAAATGGGGCGTATCCCTTACCTGCTGAAAATGCAATACAAGACCCTGTTCATGACCACCAAGGGCAAAACCCCGCCGTGGGGCAACGAAGTCGCCGAATTCCTCGCCGAAAAATTCTAACCCTGGCAAAGCGGGCAACCACCCCGGTTGCCCGCCGGAGGACATCATCATGGAACACTTCCCCTACAAACACGCCGCCATCTTCGCCAATGAAGTCGCTGTCAAAAACGTGACCGACCGCATCCAGCAGGCCGATCACCCCGACATCCACGTGGTGATCCTGCAACCCGGCTCTGAGCATACCGATCCCGTTATCCGCCGCAAAATCATCCAAGACGGCGTTTCTGGTAGCGCGGGCGGCGCCATTGGCGCAGCAGTCGCCTCGCTCGGCGCAGTCTCCCTTAAAATTGCCGTGTTCGCCATTCACCCCTTTCTGGCTGGGCTGGCGGCAGTCGGTTACGGAACCTTGCTGGGCGGCGCGGGCGGAACTATCTACGGCAAGCTGAAAAGCGACGCCTTTCTGCAAGCGCTGGATGAAGCCCTGAAAAACGGTCACTGGGTAGTGATCGTCCACTCCACCAGTCAAGCGACCGACCAGCAGATCAGCCAACTGCTCGAACAAACTTTCACGGAAGATATGGTATGAAAGCCCTGAGAATCAGCCTGTTACTCATTGCCGTGCTGGCTCTGCTGGGCGGAGCTTGGTTCTGGTCGAATTACCGCAACCTGCACCCCAATACCGACGATGCTTACGTGGAAGCCAACAGCGTCTACATCAGCCCACAGGTGGCTGGGCAGGTCGCCGAAGTGATGGTCAAATCCTTCCAGCCTGTCAAAAAAGGCGATGTATTGCTACGTCTGGATGACAGCAATTACCGCCTGAGCGTACAGCAAGCGCAAGCAGCGGTGACGGTGGCACAAGAGCAAGCGCAATCCACCCAAGCCCAAACCCGCGCCAGCAAAGCTCTGGCCGACGCCAGCCGTCAGGAACAGGTTAACGCTGCCCTTGACAACCAGCGCAACCAAACGCTGATCGACAAAGGTCTCATTGCCCGCGCAGACGCCGACGACACCCGCTTCAAGCTGAAGGAAGCACAGGCTGCCTTAGCCGCCGCCAACGCTACCATTGACTCGGTGCAAGCCGAAGGCGCACAAGCTTCCACCCAAATCCAGACAGCACGGCTGAAACTGGCGCAGGCGCAACTGGATTTGTCGCATAGCGTCATTACTGCGCCTGCTGACGGCATTCTTGGCGAAGTCAGCATCCAGCCCGGCGATTACATCATGACTGGCGAAGACCTGTTCCCCATGGTCGACAGCAGCAGCGTCTGGGTCGCCGCCAATTTCAAGGAAACCGATCTGGAACGCATCCACCCCGGCCAGTCGGTCAGCATTGATCTAGACATGTACCCCAAGCAAAGCTATCGCGGCGAAGTGGAATCCGTCAGCCCGGCGAGCGGCGCAGCGTTCTCGCTGATCCCCGCACAGAACGCCACCGGCAACTGGGTCAAGGTCACGCAGCGCTTCCCGGTACGCATCAAGGTTATGGATAAGGATCACACCCTGCCGCTGCGGCTTGGTTCCAGTGCATCCGTCACCATTGACACCACTGCCGCAGCAAACAAAACGGCGGTGCAGGACTCCCCCTCATGAATGAGCCTGTCGCCTATGCAACCAGCATCGCCAAACCCGGTGTTTCCCGTGGCCTGATTTCCATCACAGTCATGCTGACCACCATTATGGTGATCCTCGACATGACCATCGTGAACGTGGCATTGCCGGACATGATGGGCGCACTCGGGGCAACTTCCGACCAGATTACTTGGGTGCTAACCAGCTATATCGTCGCCGAGGCCATCATGATTCTGTTGACCGGCTTTCTGGTCACGCTGTTCGGGCGCAAGCGCCTGATGCTGGTGAGCGTAGCGGGGTTTATCATCGCCTCAGCGCTGTGCGGGCAAGCGGACAATCTGGCGGAAATGATTGTGTTCCGCCTGATGCAGGGGATATGCGGCGCATCGGTCATCCCCCTGTCGCAATCGGTGATGGTGGATGTTTTCCCCAAGGAAGAACGCGGCAAGGCAATGGCGTTCTGGGGCATCGGCATTATGTTGGGGCCGATCTTGGGGCCGACGCTGGGCGGTTATATTACTGAGCATTTGGGCTGGCGCTGGGTGTTTTACATCAACCTGCCGGTGGGTATCCTCAACCTGCTGATGGTGTGGACACTGTTGCAAGCGGAAGCCGGGCGCAAGGTACGAGCCGACTGGCTGGGTGCGCTGTTCATGGCAGTCGGCATCGGCAGCCTGCAACTCATGCTCGATCAGGGCAACCAGAAAAACTGGTTTGATTCCGGCCTGATCCAGATACTGGCCGCCATCAGCATCATGACGTTGACCTATTTCGTGATCCGCTCGTGGCAGCGGCCTGACAGCATCGTCAAACTCGATTTGCTGAAAGACCGCAATCTGGCCACCTCCTGTTTCATGATGTTCGTGTTCGGGCTGGGCATGTTCGGCACCATTGCGTTGCAACCGATCATGCTGGAAAACCTGCTCAACTATAACGCGCAAACCACCGGGCTGGTCATGGCGCCACGCGGGCTGGCGTCGATGCTCGGCATGTTTCTGGTGTCGCGCCTGATCAACCGGGTAGATTTGCGCCTGATCATTTTCACTGGCTTTGTGTTATCCGCCACCGGCACTTGGATGCTGACACAGAAAAGCCTGCAAGCCGCCGAAGTCGATTTCATCTGGAACGGCGTGGTACAGGGTTTAGGGCTGGGCATGATTTTTGTACCGCTCTCGACCCTCGCTTACGAAACCCTGCAAGCGGCGCAAACCAGTCAGGCAGCAGGCATCTATAACCTATCACGCACCATCGGCAGTTCGGTGGGCATTTCAGTGGCAACCGCCATCCTCAGCCACGCCGACAAGATGAGCCAGAGCGGGCTGAGCGCCCACATCACCGCCAGCAATCCGGCGGTCACGCAATGGCTGGCGACGCAACACCTGACGCTAAACAGCCCACAAGCCATCAGCACGTTGGCAAGTGCCCTGCAACAGCAAGCGCTGATGGTGGCCTTTAACGATACCTTCTGGGTGGTGATGCTCAGTTTCGTGGCGCTAGCACCGCTGCTGTTACTGATCCGCCGTCCATCACCTCACTAAGGGACATATTGCCATGCTGGAACACCCACTCACCGATCTGCTGGCGAGGGTTGATTTTGCCCTGATCACCAGTATGCACATAATTTACCCGCCGCTGACCATCGGCCTGTCGTTGCTGTTGTTTTTCGGCGAATGGCGCTGGCTGCGCACGGATGCAGACTTCTGGTATCGCCTGACGCGCTTTTTCGAGAAACTGTTCATTATCAACTTCGGCGCGGGGGTGGCAACCGGCGTCACGATGGAACTGGCGTTCGGCATCCTCTATGCTCCCTTTGCCACCGCTGCTGGCCCCGTGTTAGGGCACTTGCTCGGCTTTGAAACCATCACCGCCTTTATGTACGAAGCCGGATTTGTCGGCCTGATGGTGTTCGGCTGGCACAAAATAGGCCGGGGCATTCACCTGTTCGCAACCTTCAACGTGGTGGTGGCCTCCTCCCTGTCGGCTTTCTGGATCATGGGAGCCAATGCCTGGATGCAGACCCCGACCGGCATCAGCATGACCAATGGCGTTTTCATCGCGACTGACTGGATGAAGGTCATTTTCAACCCGGATGTCCTCACGGCTACCCCGCACATGTTGCTGGCCTGTCTGGAATTGAGCCTGTTTTTTGTTGCCGGGGTATCCGCTTGGCAAGTGCTCAAAAGTCGTCATGCCACGATGTTCGCCTGTGCGCTCAAATGCGCCCTGTTAGCGCTAGTAGTAGTCAGCGCCGTGCAAATTTACGTGGGCGACAGCCTCGGGCTGACCGTAGCCGACAAACAACCTGCTGCACTGGCGGCGATGGAAGGCCATTTCCACACCAATAACCCCGACGGCACGCCTAACACAGCTTGGAGTATGTTGATGTGGCCCAATGCGGACAACTCAGATGCCCAGTGGTCGGTGGAAATTCCCCACCTGTTGAGCCTGCTGGAAACCCGTACTTGGGACAGTCCGGTAACGGGGCTGGATCAATTCCCGGCGAATGAACGCCCACCCGTCGTTATCCCGTTTTATTCCTTCCGGGTGATGGCGGCGATTGGCTTTTTCCTGTTTTTTGTCTCGCTGTGGGGGCTGTTTCTGTGGGTAATCGGTCGCTTCCGGGTGGAACGGCTGGAGCAGCAGCGCTGGTTCCTGCGCACGGTCGTCTTCAGCGCCTTTTTACCCTACCTCGCCATCTGGACAGGCTGGTGGACGCGGGAAGTCGCCCGGCAGCCGTGGATGGTTTACGGCCTGATGCGCACTGCCGAAGGCCGCAGCCCGATGAGCTTGCCCGCTGAAATCCTCTGGTTTGCCGGATTCATGGCGTTTGGGCTGCTGGTGTTGGTCGGCGCGTGGTATTTCATCGCCAAAGTGATTCGCCAGGGGCCGGATATGGACAACCCAATTACAACCGATATAGCCGGGGAGAAATAGCCATGCAACGACGGAATTCACGCTCTACCATCATTGCCTTGCTGGTGACTTTACTGCTGGCTGTTGTCATGCAGGCCGCCCGCGCGGCCGAAACCTATGGCCCCATCCGACCCGGCGACACTTTGTGGAACATCGCCGCCGATAGCTACCACGGGCAAGGCGTGAGTACCGAGCAAGCCATGCTGGCTATCCTCACCGCAAACCCCGGTGCATTCAGTGCCCCCTGCAACGTCAATGCCACCCTCAAGCGCGGTTCCCTGCTGCAACTGCCCGCCGTGATGGCTGTGCAGGTGCAAGATGCCGCTGCCGCGCATCAGGAATATGCCCGGCAATTACGCGACTGGCAGGCTGCCCGCCATAGCGGCCAGCCATTGAAATGTGCTTCCACCCGGCCTGAAACACCCCCCAGCCCGACCCGTTCCACAGACACAACACCCGCGCTAACAAACAGCCCGGTGCAACCCGCATTCGTAGCACCACCGCTAGAAACACAAACCCAAACAGCGCTACTGACCTACCCCGAAATCAACCATTTTCTCCAGCAGGCGCAGCCGCATTTGTCGACCCCGCAAATCAGAACCTTGCTGGGCAATTCCCAACGCGAACACGATATGCTAGCGCTGGCTTGGGCTATCGCGCTGGGGCTGAGTGTGGGGATTTACCTGATCCTCGACGGCGCTGATTTGGGTGCGGGCATCCTCTCGCTGTTTTATCACGACACGCCAACGCGCGGCGCGATCATGGCTTCGATGGCGGGTACTTGGGATGCCAATGAAACTTGGCTGGTGGTGGCGGGCGGTATCCTGTTTGGCGGTTTTCCGTTTGTGTACGGGTCGGTGCTCCACTACCTGATGTTTCCGCTGATGCTGATTTTATTGGCGATTATCCTGCGAGCCATTTCGCTGGAATTTCGCCACCATGCCGATCGTAGCCGCCGTTGGTGGGGTTGGGGCTTCGGTATTGGTAGCCTAACGGTAGCCTTTAGCATGGGTACGGTCGGTGGCGCAGTACTGGAGGGCGTACCGCTGACACCCGTCAAGGTCACGTATGCGGGCGGCGGTATGACACAGGTTTTTACCGGCGGGCTGTTTGACTTTGCGAGCGCTTTCAGTCTGTGGACGGGGGTGGTTGGGGTGCTGACTGCATTGCTGGCGGGTTCACTGTACCTGCGTGCCCGCTTTGAAAAGGCTTGCCCGATCCGCCACCATGTCAAACGCTGGGCGACAGCCAGTTTTTACCTGTTACTGGTGGCGCTGGCCATCACGGCGGTCTGGTGCTATTTCCGGTTCCCGTGGGTGGCAGCCAAATGGGGCGGGTCATACGCCTGGGTCTGGGGGCTGATGGGGCTGTGGATTGCGTTTACCCTGTACAGCCTGCGTACCGCCGCCCACGAAGACCGCGACATGACCGCGATGGTGTGGTTTGCCGTCGCCATCGCCTCGGTGCTGGGCACACTGGGGGCAACGCTTTACCCTTGGCTGGTGCCGGGAAGCTGGACAA from Thiothrix litoralis encodes the following:
- a CDS encoding cytochrome ubiquinol oxidase subunit I, whose amino-acid sequence is MLEHPLTDLLARVDFALITSMHIIYPPLTIGLSLLLFFGEWRWLRTDADFWYRLTRFFEKLFIINFGAGVATGVTMELAFGILYAPFATAAGPVLGHLLGFETITAFMYEAGFVGLMVFGWHKIGRGIHLFATFNVVVASSLSAFWIMGANAWMQTPTGISMTNGVFIATDWMKVIFNPDVLTATPHMLLACLELSLFFVAGVSAWQVLKSRHATMFACALKCALLALVVVSAVQIYVGDSLGLTVADKQPAALAAMEGHFHTNNPDGTPNTAWSMLMWPNADNSDAQWSVEIPHLLSLLETRTWDSPVTGLDQFPANERPPVVIPFYSFRVMAAIGFFLFFVSLWGLFLWVIGRFRVERLEQQRWFLRTVVFSAFLPYLAIWTGWWTREVARQPWMVYGLMRTAEGRSPMSLPAEILWFAGFMAFGLLVLVGAWYFIAKVIRQGPDMDNPITTDIAGEK
- a CDS encoding NAD(P)/FAD-dependent oxidoreductase encodes the protein MNKPHVVILGGNFAGLGSAQKIREYADDSVDITVIDRKNYLLYIPNIPAEVFENKDPAEHLTLDLYPVLKHDDINFIQGDVTGIDVDNHTVAYVPSERPGSATQSLRYDYLVIAVGARLAFDKIEGFAEYGDTVSDFYYGNRLRKKLHDGSYKGGPIVVGSAKFHQGNGADGLEPYPGGSIPRAMAACEGPPVEVALTVANWLQEHGKGDASNVTITTPGKMIAEDAGEKVVGQLLDAASSMGFNYLNNTGDIVRLTADSIEFENGQKVEAELKILFPDWVAHDFLKGLPISDDQGFIITDLLMRNPKYPEIFAAGDCAAVTVPKLGAIGHQECEIIGRQIALDRGLLTVEAANQALQPVVFCIGDMGGGKGFYIRSNAWFGGDTQILKMGRIPYLLKMQYKTLFMTTKGKTPPWGNEVAEFLAEKF
- a CDS encoding site-specific integrase, which translates into the protein MARLEDTKNHLSHELPLTIFTHHLLAEWQTWTGQGSGLVFRATDNQSPLSSVEAVIHAIREKTGIQWAMHDLRRTFTTTAENIGVRGYTLKRLINHKTGAADVTGGYIVTDLESLREPMQTITDRLLTLTSGKLPTSKTAPAASNT
- a CDS encoding HlyD family secretion protein, yielding MKALRISLLLIAVLALLGGAWFWSNYRNLHPNTDDAYVEANSVYISPQVAGQVAEVMVKSFQPVKKGDVLLRLDDSNYRLSVQQAQAAVTVAQEQAQSTQAQTRASKALADASRQEQVNAALDNQRNQTLIDKGLIARADADDTRFKLKEAQAALAAANATIDSVQAEGAQASTQIQTARLKLAQAQLDLSHSVITAPADGILGEVSIQPGDYIMTGEDLFPMVDSSSVWVAANFKETDLERIHPGQSVSIDLDMYPKQSYRGEVESVSPASGAAFSLIPAQNATGNWVKVTQRFPVRIKVMDKDHTLPLRLGSSASVTIDTTAAANKTAVQDSPS
- a CDS encoding addiction module antidote protein, which encodes MATVPYSSSDYLKTDEDIVDYLDAAMEDGDSRVLLLALRNAAIAKGGIAKLAEITGLNRESLYKTLSEQGNPQYDTVAAIVHGLGFRFSIQRDSSDLQAA
- a CDS encoding TRADD-N-associated membrane domain-containing protein, encoding MNTSNDNVINESVISVKQEQILKRLSDADKDDVKEIAISQLDLLSSYYQLSLSQANRSFRWALIASVIGLVFFLLAIGFLIFTNGSAVDQALVCGLGGAVSGFIGGVNFLLYGKTQTQLELFHGKLEATQRFLLANSLCESLGGKLKDYTRARLIGTLAGVTGSDITKDLVGDGVDLGQNQPPVFQPPQDVPSDRDHRDGDHHNDVAGRPM
- a CDS encoding ProQ/FINO family protein, yielding MNDTPKKTLSITRKPANTGPVNSPVGTIQRTGKRIIRRDELPQVQRVPAPKPPKPKAKKPPRKPAAPKKQVMPPSDLKARELNDRLNTFHIWIMFQPLAVGIEKELFKLVNDEHFPGASKKVVQKVLRMHTNHALYLQAIQRGGARYTLDGAEAGDVTEYQQQYAGEVLAKRQAAAT
- a CDS encoding cytochrome d ubiquinol oxidase subunit II, which gives rise to MQRRNSRSTIIALLVTLLLAVVMQAARAAETYGPIRPGDTLWNIAADSYHGQGVSTEQAMLAILTANPGAFSAPCNVNATLKRGSLLQLPAVMAVQVQDAAAAHQEYARQLRDWQAARHSGQPLKCASTRPETPPSPTRSTDTTPALTNSPVQPAFVAPPLETQTQTALLTYPEINHFLQQAQPHLSTPQIRTLLGNSQREHDMLALAWAIALGLSVGIYLILDGADLGAGILSLFYHDTPTRGAIMASMAGTWDANETWLVVAGGILFGGFPFVYGSVLHYLMFPLMLILLAIILRAISLEFRHHADRSRRWWGWGFGIGSLTVAFSMGTVGGAVLEGVPLTPVKVTYAGGGMTQVFTGGLFDFASAFSLWTGVVGVLTALLAGSLYLRARFEKACPIRHHVKRWATASFYLLLVALAITAVWCYFRFPWVAAKWGGSYAWVWGLMGLWIAFTLYSLRTAAHEDRDMTAMVWFAVAIASVLGTLGATLYPWLVPGSWTIFDAADPSLSLISFTLAMGGFIPVILVYNGYQLWVFRARISSMAAYATGAR
- a CDS encoding helix-turn-helix domain-containing protein → MDFAAVKTKAKELFAQASFISEIKHEADYENALALMEELLEDYDEHRTLIGILANAIEEWENVAPEFAEFNQRVAQLDDGVAVLRTLIDQYQLKAEDLKNEIGSKSLVSMILNGSRNMTREHIQALSLRFNLNPAIFFHTTGLRLVSTSRKT
- a CDS encoding DHA2 family efflux MFS transporter permease subunit → MNEPVAYATSIAKPGVSRGLISITVMLTTIMVILDMTIVNVALPDMMGALGATSDQITWVLTSYIVAEAIMILLTGFLVTLFGRKRLMLVSVAGFIIASALCGQADNLAEMIVFRLMQGICGASVIPLSQSVMVDVFPKEERGKAMAFWGIGIMLGPILGPTLGGYITEHLGWRWVFYINLPVGILNLLMVWTLLQAEAGRKVRADWLGALFMAVGIGSLQLMLDQGNQKNWFDSGLIQILAAISIMTLTYFVIRSWQRPDSIVKLDLLKDRNLATSCFMMFVFGLGMFGTIALQPIMLENLLNYNAQTTGLVMAPRGLASMLGMFLVSRLINRVDLRLIIFTGFVLSATGTWMLTQKSLQAAEVDFIWNGVVQGLGLGMIFVPLSTLAYETLQAAQTSQAAGIYNLSRTIGSSVGISVATAILSHADKMSQSGLSAHITASNPAVTQWLATQHLTLNSPQAISTLASALQQQALMVAFNDTFWVVMLSFVALAPLLLLIRRPSPH
- a CDS encoding type II toxin-antitoxin system RelE/ParE family toxin, whose protein sequence is MENYGVTKYQTPDGKIPLDEWLADLRDKRARSRIAIRIDRLSIGLFGDWKPVGEGVCELRVDVGAGYRVYYGRHGQELVILLCGGDKSSQQADIRQAIQYWKKFKVEQNGNSTLQ
- a CDS encoding helicase HerA-like domain-containing protein, with the protein product MRHVIFLDEAHKFFSKDDDDIINVIAREARKFGIGLWCASQSPTDFPDSFLTNVGATL
- a CDS encoding BrnA antitoxin family protein, with translation MKEQYDFSGGTRGAVMKTSKEKITIRLDPDVIQWFRDQVQGGGNYQSLINDTLKAHIKQQGEPLEDILRRIIREEMQAGKLQHAA